Genomic DNA from Trichoderma asperellum chromosome 5, complete sequence:
AGCTGAGACGAATCACCAACACTGGAGACCAGGGTAATATGCCATCGAATGGCCATTAGAAGATTTCATCAAGTCGTCTCATAGACAGGCGTTAGGGGAACAGAAAGATTTAGGCTTTTGCATTTCGGTTTTGTTTGGACCAGGGGAAAAAtgagctttatattattcaACCAAGAATCCGTTTACAAGGATTGTTAGGCCAGCTTAACAAAACTGGCGATCTTTTCCAACAATCAGAAACTATTATTCTGAGATAAGACCATAGTGTTTTTTATTCCTGTCATAAGACGCGTAACAATGAATATATGATTGCACAAGGGGGTACTATTGGTAACCATGTGCTGGTATGAAGATAGTTATGCCTTACGCTCTTATTTCTCAAGCTGCGGCACCAACTGGTCCTTCTCCGCCAGGGATTAGCTATGAAGCTGCGTTAGCAATTCTGAATTCTCGCCAAGCAATGAGGGGCTGTTGGCCATACCATGCAAATATTATTGCCGTTGAGCAGAATTTTAGGAAGCTTCGTGTGGTTTCCCGAGTAGTCACTAGTTGGGGGGGAAGATAGAGAGTCAACACCACAGTCTATAGTAGCTTCACACAGAAGACTCACAATTCCGTCACATCCTCCAGCACCATGTCTAATCTCTTGTTAGATAAAGTTTTTCCCATTGATGATGGATGAAGGAGGCGTCCACTTACTGACGTAGTCGTCAAAACCCATGAGCGTGCCACTGAATTCTGCCCAAGGTGTTAATGCTGTATCAAGCGTCTGAGATGAGGATGTGTGTTATAACCTTTGTCTCCCTTCATGACAACCCATATTCTTGATCCGACGCACTTGTCAATAAGCTCTGAAGCGAGGTGTCAGTGGCCTGAAATACAACCCCAGCATGAGGCACAGCAGAGGCACTCACCGAGGGGTAGCAGCTGTGACGCCATCTTGAAAAGCCTTCTGTGTATTTCCTTCCCAACTCCGTGAATACTATGGTGGAATATTAtctgacgaagatgaaaaatTCCCACAAGCTCAGATGCTGGACAGTCTTGCAGAAGATCAGTCTCTCATTCCTAGTTCCCATGCAGCTGGCGGGCAGATTAGAGCCACCACGAAAATACTCTGCCCCACGAGGGTGACTAAGCACACATATGCGTTGCGTTTTCATACTCCTTCGTGCACCACGCCTAAGCGCGCTGAGACTTGATGGTTGCCTCGGCGGCCAATCATCACTATTCACAGACTCAGCTTCCACCCCGGCTCACAGCGAGGGCCTGTAACCAGCTGAAGGCTCGCAATGGGGTGATGACGGGGGCCCGGTTGATGTCGAGGCGCATGTTATTCAATAGCGGGCTTGGGTGCGCGCAAAACCCCCCAATTCCTATTTAACCCGTCGCCGTCCGGCTGGGAGACATGCATTCATGCCTGTTTACACACGCCGTCGGCTCGTCCAGAGGCTGCCTGCTTAGAGCCATGAGCTTCAACCCTCCCAACCAACTATGGAATTCTCAGTTTGGCGTTCGCTTCGGGGCGCTTGCATCGCTGCGCCAGGAAGCAAGTAATACTACTGCTGTATCTCAGTCGCTtcatgcttctttttctgtccAGAGCGACGACGGTTGGTCCCAGACCTCTGTAAACTCAACGCAAACAAGTGTATTCTCGGCCGCCGTGGTTCAAAGCCCACTGCCCCCAGCATCCAGTTCAAAAGATGTCGCAGCTTTTGATACTCGACGGCCTATTTCCCTCCCAGGTTTAGGCGTCGCGGCGGATGCAACAGATGCCATCGCCACGGCTTCTTATACTCAGCGGCCGACACATGCTCAACGGCCGCCTATTGCTCTCGCGGCCGATGCAGCCAAGAGCGTCGCCACACCCAACAGTGGCTCTGGCACTGGCACAAAGAAGGCTGTCGAGCCGCCATTTACACCACTAGAGTTCGCCATCTCCAGAGAGCAGTTTCTGGCCGCTCGCGCTGCCGTTCCCGGCACTCCAGAGTCTCATTGGTCATATACCATGTACCACCGAAATGGTGAAAATGGGGCCGTTGACAACGTCAAAGTCCATTATTGTGAAAGTAAATCAACCATGGAGCGCGTATGCGCAGAGTATTTCCTAGACGAAGATGTCATTGGCTTGGATCTAGAGTGGATGTCATACGCGAGGGCGGCGGATGGGCCACGGCGTAACGTCTCTCTCATTCAGATCGCGAGCCCGAGTCGTATCGCCTTGTTCCATATAGCAGTGTTTAAGTACGGTGCAGACCTTATACCGCCGTCGTTTCGCAAAATCATGGAGAACCCCAAGGTGAGCAAAGTTGGCGTCAACATCGGACCAGACTGCACACGGCTCAAGAACCACCTCGGCGTCAATGTTCAAGGCATATTTGAATTGAGCCATCTCTACAGGATCGTCAAGCATTTCCCGCACCAGCGCCACTTGGTCCACAAAGGACTTGTATCGTTGGCTGCTCAGGTCCAAGACCAATTACTACTTCCTTTATACAAAGGAGAGGTGCGGACTGGCAATTGGATGAGGCGGCTTAATCCACAACAAATTGACTGTATGAGAAGACTGCTACAATACCGCTTAAGCAAACAACAAGACTAACTAATTGCAGATTCCGCATCAGATGCCTATGCTGGCCTCCAGCTTTACTACGTACTTGAAGAGAAACGAAAGATGCTCGTTCCCTGTCCTCCCAGGCCTCATCATGCAGAGCTACGGCTGCCTATTTCTCTCCCTGATCCCCCAGAAGAAGCTAAGGAGAAAGTCGACGAAGATGCTACTTTTGTAGCAGACCCTAATAATACGAATGCTATATCTGAACCCAAGACTCCCAGACCTAGAGTTCCCAGACCTAGAGTTCCCAAGCCAAAAGCTTCATCAACGGAAGCCGCATC
This window encodes:
- a CDS encoding uncharacterized protein (EggNog:ENOG41), with translation MHSCLFTHAVGSSRGCLLRAMSFNPPNQLWNSQFGVRFGALASLRQEASNTTAVSQSLHASFSVQSDDGWSQTSVNSTQTSVFSAAVVQSPLPPASSSKDVAAFDTRRPISLPGLGVAADATDAIATASYTQRPTHAQRPPIALAADAAKSVATPNSGSGTGTKKAVEPPFTPLEFAISREQFLAARAAVPGTPESHWSYTMYHRNGENGAVDNVKVHYCESKSTMERVCAEYFLDEDVIGLDLEWMSYARAADGPRRNVSLIQIASPSRIALFHIAVFKYGADLIPPSFRKIMENPKVSKVGVNIGPDCTRLKNHLGVNVQGIFELSHLYRIVKHFPHQRHLVHKGLVSLAAQVQDQLLLPLYKGEVRTGNWMRRLNPQQIDYSASDAYAGLQLYYVLEEKRKMLVPCPPRPHHAELRLPISLPDPPEEAKEKVDEDATFVADPNNTNAISEPKTPRPRVPRPRVPKPKASSTEAASTEATSPEAPTPSKARSKRSLPKPIPVDTRDARVIAAEVQMKEYRAAKTTELNTPAPCLRAYYIWHQNEDLCPGDIAALLRDPPLLTSTVAHYVLDAIKAENMPYPVLRLQKEVIPHIDLSKPYWHKHASLVQECTKLADEMKRDIEKANETNE
- the LSM5 gene encoding RNA-binding protein lsm5; its protein translation is MASQLLPLELIDKCVGSRIWVVMKGDKEFSGTLMGFDDYVNMVLEDVTEFDYSGNHTKLPKILLNGNNICMLIPGGEGPVGAAA